In the genome of Pseudanabaena mucicola str. Chao 1806, the window CGTACCTTCAGGAACAGCCCAGAGATCACCTTCAAAACGGAAGTTTTTTAGCAATTCCCAAAATCGTTGATTCGCATTCTCAAATATTCCTGTCGCTTGTAAAGCGGCGATTTGCTGTGTGGTGAATCTCAGATTTTGTAAGTATTCTACGGCTTGAGCAATTCCCATTGCAATTAAGTATCCAAATCCATCAGGAAGACGACGCACGAATAACTCGAAACTAGCTCGCTTGCGATCGCATCCCTCTTGCACATAACAAGCACCCATCGTCAGTTGATAAAGGTCAGTGAGCAATCCATATTCATCCGTAGCGATGTTGAGGGTATCGGATTTCAGGCTCACAGCAGAATTGACAGCGATCGCGCTCATGGCTTTAGTGAGGTAGTTGTATATATCTATTATAGTTGTTTTTACCAAAATTGCAAGTGTATTTTTATTTATCAAATCACAAACTGCCGATGACTAAAATTGTTGTTGGTCAATATTCAAAAGCTTTTCTTGCTAAAGATAGAGATTGGGGTCTAAGATATATGTTATTTTTTTGCAGTAATTATAGTAGATATAATTTTAAATATTGGTCGCAATGTCACTAAAAAGCTGACGTAGCCATTTATGAGCGCTGTGATTGGTTGTGCTTTGATGCCAACGCATCACTACGGCAAAGCCTGCAATTTCCAAGGGGCAAGGGAAAATCTTAAGGTTTAAGTCTTTCGCAAAAGCGATCGCAACTCGTTCTGCTAGAGTAGTAATCAAGTCTGTACGCGCAATGATAGAAGGCGCAACCAAAAAATGAGGAATAGAAAGCCTGATATTGCGGCTAAGTCCTTGGATGGCAAGGGTATCATCAACTCTCCCAACCATATCTTCTTTAATCGAAATGAGCAGATGGGAAGTTGTGAGATATTCTTCTAACGACAGAGAATCTTGAATTAAGGAATGGTCTTGACGGCAGACACAAACAAATCGCTCTTGAAAAAGTAACTGTTCTTGATGCCAAGGAATCTGTTCAGGAAATACACCACAGATCAGCTCGACTTTGCCATTATCTAATAAATCAAATAACTGCTGCCGATCGCCTGTTCGCACTTGAATTTTAAGATTGGGAGCAACCTGTTCTAATTGCTCTAACAGTGGCGGTAACAGCACAAATTCCACATAGTCCGTCATGCCAATCGCAAATACGCGATCGCTAGTCATTGGCTCAAATCCTGCTTCCGATGACAGCGCTATCTGAATCTGTTGCAAAGCAGGTTGAATTTGGTTTGCTAAGGCGATCGCGACAGGTGTCGGTTGTAGTCCTGATTTTGCCCTGATAAACAGTCGATCCTTGGTCAAATGCCGCAATCGTGCTAGAGCGTTACTCATCGCTGGTTGGCTCAAGCCAATACGTTCTCCCGCACGAGTAACATGGCGATCGCGCATCAAGGCATCAAATACCACTAACAGATTCAGATCAATTTTGTTTAACTCAAAATTCATTAGTCATGTCAAGTAATTGTATTGTGGGCGTGAAGCGCCCACAATACAATTACTTGGCGGCACTACCCATTATTTATACCATGAATGATTTTTATATAAATTATCCATTGGACAAATGAATGATACTCGATCCAAACTTGATGTAGATATTTAGGAGTAACTAGATGAAAATTGCCTTCATTGGTACTGGTAATGTCGGTGCACCCCTAGCCGATCACTTACAAAAACTCGGTCATCAGGTCTTCATTGCCGCCCGTAATCCTGAATCTAAGTCAGTTTTAGAGGCTTCCAAACGTAATTCTGAACTAATCGTCAAATCTCCGCTCGAAGCTGTCCAAGAAGCAGAAATTGTGTTTTTAGCAACTCCTTTTAATGCGATCGAGACGGCACTTGCTCCTGTGAAATCATTACTAGACGGCAAAATTTTAGTGGATTGCACTAATCCCGTTGGTGCAAATTTATCGCATGGTCTGCAAAGCCAAATCTCAGGGAGTGAAACTGTTCAAGAATTTGTACCTAATGCCCATGTAGTGAAAGCCTTTACTATATATGGGTTTGAGAACTTTGAAGATAGTACCTATGCTGGCTATGGTGATCTCAAACCTGCAATGCTAATCGCTGGGAATAATCAAACTGCAAAAGAGATGGTAAGTTCTCTCTGTTCGCAATTAGGATGGGAACCAGTGGATACAGGTAAATTATCCATGAGCTTACATTTAGAACATATGACTTTGCTATGGATTCAGATGGCAAGAGTTCAAGGCAAAGGCTCAGGTTTTGTTTGGGCAATGTTGCAGCGTTAGTGATGACTAGCTTCCCAGCCCAATATTGCCATCTTGCGTTCCAATCCCCAGCGATAGCCGCCTAGTTCACATGATTCCCTAATCACCCGATGACATGGAATCAGGAAGCTAATGGGATTGCTGCCAACAGCATTACCGATCACTCTAGCAGCATTGGGACGACCAAGCGATCGCCCTAAGCCTTGATAAGTGGTAATCCCACCAAAGGGTATCCGCAGGAGCGCTCGCCATACTTGAATTTAGAAATTAGTGCCTTTGACGTAGAGCTTTAGGGGTGGTTGTTTCGTGTTATTCAGATTAGGAAGATGGCTAAATAATCGATCGCAAATTGGTTGCGTAATTTGGCGATCGCTGATAATCTCAGCGTTTGACCATTCCTCTCGCAACATTAATTCAGCAGCCTGATCATTCATTCCATCCAGAAAATATAAATTACAAATACCGCGCTCTGTCGTAGCAATCAGGCAATCTCCAAACATGGTTTCATGGATGCCATAGCAAATCTCTAAACCCGCACCACCAGTTTTAAACTCTTGCGGTGACATCGCTTCGAGGTTCACAAATAGGTCATGTAATCGTCCTGAACTTGATAAACCCACATCTCCAGTCAGTTCCAATAAGTTCTTTGTTTCCACAATTTTGGACTTAGCATATTCCACCGTCAGATATTGCAAAAATCGCTTGGGACTAATCCCCGCCCATTTAGTAAACAAGCGCTGAAAGTGATATTCACTCAGATGTACCTGCTGCGCGATCGCGGCGAGGTATGGCTGTTGTCGATGGTTCTGAAGAATAAAGGCGATCGCTTTTGCCATCAGTTCATAGGTTGCGCGATCGCCCATATTCTCATCTAAAAATTTGTCCATCGGGGAGTTTATGCTCAGCAATATGAGGGTTTACACCCAATTTAGCAATGATTTGATGCTTGGGCTAACCGTTTCTTGCGATCGTTATGTTCAAATGGCGTTTTATCAACACTTTGTAAGCAATATTCAGTCAATGCAAATACGACTATTTTCTAAATTAGCCTAATTCAAGTTTAATATGATTTAACTAACTAGCCTAGAAATATCATTATTCGATTATAATAATCTGGATTTACATCTACATATAGATAAGAACTTATTTTAGTGAGTTTGTTGAAGGAGAGTTGAAAGAATGAGTGCAACCGTCAGCCAAAGCTGGAAAGAGCAGCTTAACTTGGCTGATAAACAAGTGCCTGAATTTTTTAGGAGCTTTGAGGAACTTGAGGCTGCACAGATTGGTATATCTCAAATTCATGTCATGCGGAGAGCTTGGCAAGATTTAGAACTGGATGGAATTCTATATCAAGATAAATCACCATACATCTACATTAAGGAAGTCTCTAGTATTGATCCACAGGAGACTAGGAAGTTACACCGTAGACTTTGGAATCAGGGAATTGCTCCATTTTTATTAGTAGTTAGCCCCAATGAATTTCACATATACTCAAGCCTAGTACTTCCAGCCAAGGAAAATGAAGATATAAATGATGATCACCGATTAGTTGAAGTATTGAGCCGAGCCGCAGATGCTCTGGAGTTAAGGCAGTTTGCGCGATCGCTAGAATTTGGTGAATTGTTCCATAAGAAACCAGCATCTTTTAATCCTGAATTACGAGTTGATCGTTACTTACTCAAAAACCTCAAGGCGGCGAGAGAAAAACTGCTTGAGCCAGTAAAGGGTGTAGCGCTTGATCTCAAAATCATCCATGCTTTGCTGTGGAGAGTAATTTTTGTTTCTTATTTAACTGATCGAAAGATTATTGATGCAAGGTACTTTCATAAGATTGGAGCTACTGATGTTACAAGCTTACGTCAACTGTTAGAAAAGTTTTCACCAAAAAAATCTAGAGAATTACTTTATGCATTATTTGAACAATTAAAGCAGGATTTTAATGGCGATCTATTTGAGGGAGATTTAATTGAAGAACGTGAATATGTACAAAATTCTCACATAGACATACTGGGAAAGTTACTACGAGGAGATGATCTCAGCAATGGTCAGCTTTCACTTGGTTTTTGGGCTTATGATTTTAGTGTTATTCCAATTGAAACTATTAGTGGAATTTACGAACAGTTTCTAGAAGTAGAATCGCCTACACAAAAGCGAGAAAGTGGAACGTACTATACACCGAGGTTTCTCGCTGAAGTAGTTCTTGATGTAGCCCTAGAGAAATTTACATCTCTTTCAAATAAAAAATTCTTAGATCCTGCCTGTGGTTCAGGTATCTTTTTAGTGTCGTTATTCAACCGCTTAGCCGAAGAATGGCTGAGAAACAATCGGAATGCTAGCAATAAATATCGTGCTGATTCATTGAGTAATATTCTCCAAAATCAACTGTTTGGAGTTGATGCCGATCCTACAGAAACGGCTTGTCGAATTGCTGCATTTAGCTTGTATCTGGCTTTTCTCGATCAGTTAGAACCAAGGGCAATTCAAGAATTACAAGAACAGGGCAATGTGCTGCCGAATTTAGTAGGGCATAATATTCTTTGTCAAGATTTCTTTGATGATGCACTTGTATTACCCAATGATTTTGATTTAGTTGTAGGGAATCCTCCTTGGGCAAGAGGTTCTAATAGAAAAACTTCAATTGAGCGGTGGTGTGAAAAGGAAAAGCTGCCATTTGCACAAAAACAACTAGCATATGGCTTTATTTGGAAAGCTCCACTCCATCTTAAAGATAATGGACTTATTTGTTTTCTACTTCCTTCATCAATATTACTCAACCACCAAACTAAAGCTTTAGAAGCTCAATATCATTGGCTATCTACTTACACAATCAAGCAAGTTATCAACTTGTCAGACATGAGATTTTATCTTTTTGATGGAGCAATTCGACCAGCGTTGGTTATCAGCTATACGAAAGAGTTACCAAATAACTCGAAAGGTTTTATTGACTATTTAGTCCCCAAATCTGAAAGAGAAATTCTGAGTGCAGAAATTATAAGTATTGCACCAGAAGACCGTGTACAAATTAACTTAGAGCGCGTACTTCATGATCTTAGTAGCGGTGAAGCTGCACCTGATTGGAAGCGGTATTTTTGGGGAACACCAAGAGATCAAAAGTTTTTAGATCGATTAAGCTCTTTACCTCGTCTCAGTGATGTAGTTTCTCAACTTAAGCCCAAGTCCATTAATGAAGTGAAAAAAAGATGGATTATTGGACAAGGATTTCAACCAAAGAGCTTAAATGATGATGCTAAGGATATTGAAAGAATAAATAGTGGAAAGAATCCATATAAAACCTATACACCCAATTGGTCTTCAGATGATTTATTTATAGAAGGTAGAAGCAAAGCTATAGATTTGCTAATAATAGAGTCTGACTGCGATAAAATAGGGGAGCGATTCAAACGCTTACGTCGTTTACCCGACAATCAAATTTTTCAAGCACCTCATGTCCTAGTCAAGAAGGGGTTAGGAGTAGCTTATTCTGGATTTAATGTTTATTTCCAAGATGCTTTTCAAGGTATTCATGGCTCAGCAAAAGATGCAAATCTCCTAAAGTTTCTATCTGTAGTTCTTAACTCTAATCTAGCATCATATTTTCTATTTCATAGCTCTGCAAATTGGGGGACTGAGCGCGATATAGTTCATGAAGAAGAATTGCTTCGTATGCCATTTCCATTCCCAGAAGATACATATTCACCGATTGAATCACAATCAATTATTAGAGAGATTAATTCTATATTTAAACGCTTAAAAAATAAACTTGAGCGTAATATTTTAGATAGAGAAAACTTAATTGAGCAGACCAAACAAGAGCTACTTGTATATGTATATCGCTATTATCAAATTGACGAACTCGAACAAGTCTTGATCAATGACACGGTAAATTGTTGGATTCCTAGCTCTACACCAAATCGGGGTAGTCTAAATATCCCTACTTTAAAAGATAGTACTAAGTCAGAGCGTTTGGAATATCTCAATCTCTTATGCAATCTTCTAAATACATGGTCTAGGCGAGGTAGCTATCAAGTATCAGGAAAAATAATCTTTGCTTCTAATTCTAAAATGGCAGTTATAGTTTTACAAAAAGTATTGTCTCAGGATGTATCCCCTCTTAACGAGCATACATCCAGCCCTGAATTAGATAAAGTCATTAGCAGAATTTTAAATCTCCTGCCAAGGCATGAGGGTAGTATTGCGTATTACCGTAATCTCAAGGTCTTTGATAGAGATAAATTATATATCCTCAAACCGCTAGCCTATAGATTCTGGAGCAAAACAACGGCTCTTAATGACGCTGACGAAATTGCAGCAGCTATCCTTACTAACGATTACAGGGGGTGATTAATGGCAATTATTGGTAGTCCAAAAGAATTTCTGGAAATAGAAGACTTTATCCCGAAGATTTTGGCAATGGTTCTTGATGCTTGGTCAAGTTTTGAAAAACCGTTACCAAATAAGCATGAAGTTCCTATTACAAGAAAGTTTCGCCTAAAGCTATTGCAGCACAGAGATTTGAATGGGCTTCCTCTCAAAATCGAGCGTGAAGTGTCAATAGATGATCCTGAAACAGGAGAAGAAATTGGGAGAATCGATTTATGTCTTACTTGTGATCATCGCAGTGAAGTCTACTTTGCGTTTGAGTGTAAGCGACTAAACGTAATTGATAAGAATGGTCGTACTAGCACCCTTGCAAAAGAGTATGTGATGAATGGGATGACTAGATTTGTTGGCTCAAATCCACAATACGCAATAGGTTTAAAGCAAGGCGGCATGATTGGATATGTGATGAATGGAAAGATTGATGGTGCGATTACAGCCGTTAATCAACAAATCAAAGATCACTACAAAGATTTACAAATGAAACCCTCGAAAGGGTTAAATCCGTCATCTAGATTGCCAGAAAATTTGATCAGAGAAAGCTTGCACCATATACCAGATCGTGATTTTACAATTCATCATGTATTTTTGCCTATTTCAACAATCTAAAGTGTGTTCCAATTCCCAAGGACTAATGCGAGTACTGTAATCATTCCATTCGCGTTGCTTTAACTTGATATAGGATTGCACAAACTCTGCACCTAACACATCGGGCAAAATCGTATTTGCTTGCAAACATCGCAACGCATCTAAAAGATTCGCTGGCAATTGTTTCACAGTACCAAAGGGAAGCGGATCGGTGTAGGAATTATTGTCATAGCGTTGACCTGCTTCGCGATTGTGTTTGATGCCATCGAGACCACTGGCAATAATTGCCGCAGGGAGGAGATAGGGATTCGCGGCTCCATCGGCGAGACGGAACTCAAAGCGACCTGCTTCGGGAATGCGGATCATGTGGGTGCGGTTGTTACCTGTGTAGCTGATCGTATTGGGCGACCATGTTGCGCCAGAGTTAGTAACGGGCGCATTAATCCGCTTGTAGGAGTTGACGGTGGGGTTAGTCAAAGCACAAACTGCTTCTGCGGAATGCAATACGCCACCGATAAATTGATAGGCTAAGCTCGATAAACCGAGTCCTCCTTTTGCGTCATCAAAGAGATTTGTATTACCCTCTAGATCCCAAATGGAGAGATGGGTATGACAGCCATTTCCCGTTAGGTGAGGGAATGGTTTGGGCATAAAGGTAGCGCGGAAGCCGTGCTTTTCAGCGATCGCTTTGACCATATATTTAAAAAAAGCATGGCGATCGGCTGTGACTAAGAGAGTGTAAAGTGAAATGTGTAAAGTCTAGGAAGTATACAGAGAGACAATCAAGATACACAATAACTAACACCAAAAAGATGAATATCCGCAAAGAATTGTTAGATGAATTACTGAAAGAATACAAAACACCACCTGACCTATTCGGAGAAGGAGGAATTCTGAAACAACTAACCACCGCACTAGTGGAGCGATCCTTGGAAGCAGAATTATCGACCCATCTAGGGTACAAGAAGCATGAATCGAAACCAGAAGGACAAAGCAACAGTCGTAACGGCTGCCAGAAAACAGTCCAAGGCGACTTTGGTGTAGCCGAAATCGCAGTCCCCCGCGATCGGCAAGGAGAGTTTGAACCACAACTGGTCAAGAAAGGACAAAATCGACTGTCAGGACTAGACGAGAAGATCATTGCCTTGTATTCGCGGAGAGTGTAAATTAAAGTGTGTAAAGTCTGGGATATATATAGAGAGATGATCAAGACACACAATTACCAACAATAAAACCGATGAATATCCGCAAAGAATTGCTAGACGAATTGCTGCAAGAATGTAAAACACCACCCGACCTATTCGGAGAAGGAGGAATCCTGAAACAACTAACCACCGCACTGGTGGAACGAGCATTAGAAGCAGAATTATCAACGCATCTAGGGTACAAGAAGCACGAATCCAGACCAGAAGGACAAAGCAACAGTCGTAACGGCTATAGCCAGAAAAAAGTCCAAGGCGACTTTGGCATAGCCGAAATTGCAATACCACGCGATCGCCAAGGCGAGTTTGAACCACAGATGGTAAAGAAAGGGCAAAGCCGCTTGTCAGGACTAGACGAGAAGATCATTGCCCTATATGCCAGAGGGATGAGTGTCAGGGATATCCAGTCCCAGTTGCAAGAAATGTATGGTGTCGAGGTATCACCGACCCTGATTTCCAATGTCACTGATGAAGTGATCGATGAGGTGAAACAATGGCAAAACCGTCCCCTTGATGCGGTTTATCCGATTGTATTTCTGGACTGTCTAGTCATCAAAGTGCGAGACAATGGCAGGGTGATTAACAAGTCCCTGTACTTTGCCTTGGCGGTGAATATGGACGGATACAAGGAATTATTGGGTATGTGGATTTCACCGAATGAGGGTGCAAAATTCTGGTTATCGGTACTCACCGAAATTCGTAACCGTGGGGTCAAAGATATTTTGATTGCTTGCGTTGACGGTTTGACTGGTTTTCCCAATGCTATCGAAACGGTATTTCCTAAAACGCAGGTGCAGTTGTGCATTGTCCACATGGTCAGAAACTCGGTTGCTTTTGTACCTTGGCAACAACGCAAGCAGGTTTGTGCCGATCTCAAGGCGATTTATGCGGCGACGACGGAATCGGAGGCGGAGTTTAACCTTGAACTCTTTGCTGAAAAATGGGACAAACTATATCCCTCGATCTCCAAATCTTGGCGTAGTCATTGGGCGAACATTATCCCCTTCTTTGCGTTTCCTCTTGAGATTCGCAGGGCGATTTATACGACTAATGCGATTGAGTCGATGAATAGCAGTTTGCGGAAGGTGATTAAGTCTCAGCAGATTTTTCCGACCGATGAGGCTGCTTTCAAGCTAGTTTACTTGGCTATGCGGAATATTTCTAAGAAATGGACTATGCCCATTCGCGATTGGAAACCTGCTCTCAATCGCTTTGCGATCCTCTTCGAGGATCGGCTCCATCTCTAGCTTCTAGACTTTACACACTTTGCTTGACAGTCTCTATTCGCGAGGTATGAGTGTCAGGGATATCCAAGCCCATTTGTAAGAAATGTATGGGGTCGAAGTATCACCAACGCTTGTTTCCAATGTCACTAATGAGGTAATTGATGAAGTCAAGCAATGGCAAAACCGTCCCCTCAATGCGGTTTATCCAATCGTATTTCTGGACTGTTTAGTGATCAAGGTGCGAGACAATGGCAGGGGAATTAACAAGTCTCTGTACTTTGCCTTAGGCGTGAATATCGACGGGTACAAGGAATTGCTGGGTATGTGGATTTCCCCTAATGAGGGTGCAAAATTCTGGTTGTCAGTTCTCACCGAAATTCACAACCGTGGAGTCCATATGGTGCATAACTCGGTCGCTTTTGTGCCATGGCAACAACGCAAGCAAGTTTGCGCTGATCTCAAGGTAATTTATGCTGCTGCTTGCGGAAAGTGATTAAATCGCAACATATTTTTCCTTCTGATGAGGCTGCTTTCAAATTAGTTTACTTGGCCTTGCGAAATATCTCCAAGAAGTGGACGAGGCTCTATTCGTGACTGGAAACCTGCGCTCAATCGATTTGCGATCCTCGAAGAGGATCGCCTCCATCTCTAGCTTCTAGACTTTACACACTTTGCTTGACAGTCTCAATGCTATTTCTATCCCTTCTAAGGTCTTTAACTGTTCGACATTCTTTGCCTCTGCATTCCGATATAATATTGCGGCAATTCCTTAGCAGTATTCTTCTAGCTTTTGTTGGACTTCGGGTGTCATTTGCTTCGGGACGGAATTTTGCTTCTATTATCTCATCCCTACACTCCTAAGCACTTGTATTCACCGACAAACTGAGATGCTCCCGTTTTCTTTTAACGTATGTAGCTCATCAAGACGGCGCAAAAACAGCAGATAAGTAATCTGCTCAAGCACCTCAAGCGGGTTCGAGATCCCTTCTGACCAAAAAGTATCCCAAACGCGATCGATTTGACTTTTGATTTCCCCTGAGATCATAGTTAGCCTTTCTCATGTACTTGAGT includes:
- a CDS encoding LysR family transcriptional regulator, whose protein sequence is MNFELNKIDLNLLVVFDALMRDRHVTRAGERIGLSQPAMSNALARLRHLTKDRLFIRAKSGLQPTPVAIALANQIQPALQQIQIALSSEAGFEPMTSDRVFAIGMTDYVEFVLLPPLLEQLEQVAPNLKIQVRTGDRQQLFDLLDNGKVELICGVFPEQIPWHQEQLLFQERFVCVCRQDHSLIQDSLSLEEYLTTSHLLISIKEDMVGRVDDTLAIQGLSRNIRLSIPHFLVAPSIIARTDLITTLAERVAIAFAKDLNLKIFPCPLEIAGFAVVMRWHQSTTNHSAHKWLRQLFSDIATNI
- a CDS encoding NADPH-dependent F420 reductase, producing MKIAFIGTGNVGAPLADHLQKLGHQVFIAARNPESKSVLEASKRNSELIVKSPLEAVQEAEIVFLATPFNAIETALAPVKSLLDGKILVDCTNPVGANLSHGLQSQISGSETVQEFVPNAHVVKAFTIYGFENFEDSTYAGYGDLKPAMLIAGNNQTAKEMVSSLCSQLGWEPVDTGKLSMSLHLEHMTLLWIQMARVQGKGSGFVWAMLQR
- a CDS encoding HsdM family class I SAM-dependent methyltransferase — encoded protein: MSATVSQSWKEQLNLADKQVPEFFRSFEELEAAQIGISQIHVMRRAWQDLELDGILYQDKSPYIYIKEVSSIDPQETRKLHRRLWNQGIAPFLLVVSPNEFHIYSSLVLPAKENEDINDDHRLVEVLSRAADALELRQFARSLEFGELFHKKPASFNPELRVDRYLLKNLKAAREKLLEPVKGVALDLKIIHALLWRVIFVSYLTDRKIIDARYFHKIGATDVTSLRQLLEKFSPKKSRELLYALFEQLKQDFNGDLFEGDLIEEREYVQNSHIDILGKLLRGDDLSNGQLSLGFWAYDFSVIPIETISGIYEQFLEVESPTQKRESGTYYTPRFLAEVVLDVALEKFTSLSNKKFLDPACGSGIFLVSLFNRLAEEWLRNNRNASNKYRADSLSNILQNQLFGVDADPTETACRIAAFSLYLAFLDQLEPRAIQELQEQGNVLPNLVGHNILCQDFFDDALVLPNDFDLVVGNPPWARGSNRKTSIERWCEKEKLPFAQKQLAYGFIWKAPLHLKDNGLICFLLPSSILLNHQTKALEAQYHWLSTYTIKQVINLSDMRFYLFDGAIRPALVISYTKELPNNSKGFIDYLVPKSEREILSAEIISIAPEDRVQINLERVLHDLSSGEAAPDWKRYFWGTPRDQKFLDRLSSLPRLSDVVSQLKPKSINEVKKRWIIGQGFQPKSLNDDAKDIERINSGKNPYKTYTPNWSSDDLFIEGRSKAIDLLIIESDCDKIGERFKRLRRLPDNQIFQAPHVLVKKGLGVAYSGFNVYFQDAFQGIHGSAKDANLLKFLSVVLNSNLASYFLFHSSANWGTERDIVHEEELLRMPFPFPEDTYSPIESQSIIREINSIFKRLKNKLERNILDRENLIEQTKQELLVYVYRYYQIDELEQVLINDTVNCWIPSSTPNRGSLNIPTLKDSTKSERLEYLNLLCNLLNTWSRRGSYQVSGKIIFASNSKMAVIVLQKVLSQDVSPLNEHTSSPELDKVISRILNLLPRHEGSIAYYRNLKVFDRDKLYILKPLAYRFWSKTTALNDADEIAAAILTNDYRG
- a CDS encoding IS256 family transposase; translated protein: MNIRKELLDELLQECKTPPDLFGEGGILKQLTTALVERALEAELSTHLGYKKHESRPEGQSNSRNGYSQKKVQGDFGIAEIAIPRDRQGEFEPQMVKKGQSRLSGLDEKIIALYARGMSVRDIQSQLQEMYGVEVSPTLISNVTDEVIDEVKQWQNRPLDAVYPIVFLDCLVIKVRDNGRVINKSLYFALAVNMDGYKELLGMWISPNEGAKFWLSVLTEIRNRGVKDILIACVDGLTGFPNAIETVFPKTQVQLCIVHMVRNSVAFVPWQQRKQVCADLKAIYAATTESEAEFNLELFAEKWDKLYPSISKSWRSHWANIIPFFAFPLEIRRAIYTTNAIESMNSSLRKVIKSQQIFPTDEAAFKLVYLAMRNISKKWTMPIRDWKPALNRFAILFEDRLHL